One window from the genome of Candidatus Chlorohelix allophototropha encodes:
- a CDS encoding GyrI-like domain-containing protein, with amino-acid sequence MGLTCGLEELAAQPVLSMRTRTSAQELPQFFGKAYGMVFQYLSKLNAPPAGPPFAMYYNMDMQNLDVEAGFPVSKPLAGEGEFIANEIAAGKYATCLYKGSYQEVGSAYETLSTWIKENGYTPTGIACEMYLNDPADTPPEQLLTKVMFQLLP; translated from the coding sequence ATGGGCTTAACCTGTGGACTTGAAGAGTTAGCTGCGCAACCTGTATTATCCATGCGCACTAGAACCAGTGCACAAGAATTACCTCAGTTTTTTGGCAAAGCTTATGGGATGGTTTTTCAATATCTGAGTAAATTGAATGCGCCACCTGCTGGACCACCCTTTGCTATGTACTACAATATGGATATGCAAAACCTTGATGTAGAGGCAGGTTTCCCTGTTTCCAAGCCGCTTGCAGGCGAAGGCGAATTTATCGCCAATGAAATAGCGGCTGGAAAATATGCTACCTGCTTATACAAAGGCTCGTACCAAGAAGTTGGTTCTGCTTATGAGACTCTTTCTACTTGGATTAAAGAAAATGGCTACACTCCGACCGGAATTGCCTGCGAAATGTATTTGAACGATCCTGCTGACACTCCTCCCGAACAGTTACTAACAAAAGTCATGTTCCAACTGCTCCCCTAG
- a CDS encoding glutaredoxin family protein: MKNSHKIVLYSKPGCHLCEDAKEALNSLSGEFDFILEEFDINEDSTLYERYKYTIPVMVVDGKIELEARINASKIRRAFNDGYGPTYRILKTKA; the protein is encoded by the coding sequence ATGAAGAATTCGCACAAAATTGTTCTTTACAGCAAACCCGGATGCCACCTCTGTGAAGATGCAAAGGAAGCGCTCAATTCACTCTCCGGCGAATTTGATTTTATTCTGGAAGAGTTTGATATTAACGAAGACTCTACGCTTTATGAACGTTACAAATACACTATTCCGGTGATGGTAGTGGACGGGAAAATTGAATTGGAAGCGCGTATAAACGCAAGCAAAATTAGACGCGCTTTTAATGACGGGTATGGCCCAACTTATCGTATCCTTAAAACCAAAGCTTAG
- a CDS encoding putative signal transducing protein: MAQKDKTCPSCGRIYEPLDWDGPDCPFCEVNLEEVGTNSSLISNLISTKLEWPAGQKRKMITRVGGNMNAQLLKAQLESSGIPVYLESEATVLLGDMQEVHIYVPENMAQEAIAIIGSV; encoded by the coding sequence ATGGCGCAAAAAGATAAAACTTGCCCTTCCTGTGGCAGAATTTACGAACCTCTCGATTGGGATGGTCCTGATTGCCCATTCTGCGAAGTTAATCTGGAAGAAGTAGGCACAAATTCCAGCTTGATTTCGAATTTAATTAGCACAAAATTGGAATGGCCCGCCGGGCAAAAGCGTAAAATGATAACCCGGGTTGGCGGCAATATGAATGCGCAACTTTTAAAAGCTCAACTTGAGTCTTCCGGTATTCCGGTCTATCTGGAGTCTGAAGCAACAGTGCTGCTTGGGGATATGCAAGAAGTTCATATTTACGTGCCGGAAAACATGGCGCAAGAAGCTATTGCAATAATTGGTTCGGTATGA
- a CDS encoding NADH:flavin oxidoreductase/NADH oxidase: MSLTDNKPETIQNTTNTDKHLFSPITIKGVTFRNRIVVSPMCQYSGEDGFANDWHLVHLGSRAVGGAGLIIAEATAVEARGRISPNDLGIWKDEHIEMLSRITRFIKENGSVAGIQLAHAGRKAGVARPWEGGKPGGWQTVAPSAVPFEPSHPVPHALTLAEIGEVIAAFGVATKRAVSAGFEVIEIHGAHGYLVHEFLSPISNLRTDEYGGSFENRARLLLEIVRAVKAELPSELPLLVRLSATDWLPDNPDSWKLEDTVQLARLLKEEGVDVIDVSSGGNAYNQKIQLAPGYQVPFAEAIRQGAEILTVAVGLITGAEQAEQIVNSGAADFVALAREFLRNPYFPLQAARELGQDITWSPQYMRAK; encoded by the coding sequence GTGAGCTTGACCGATAATAAACCGGAAACTATTCAAAATACTACAAACACTGATAAGCACCTTTTCTCGCCTATCACTATCAAAGGCGTGACTTTTCGCAATCGAATAGTGGTTTCACCTATGTGCCAGTATAGCGGTGAAGATGGGTTCGCCAACGACTGGCATCTAGTACACCTCGGCAGTAGAGCAGTGGGTGGAGCAGGTTTGATTATTGCCGAAGCAACCGCAGTTGAGGCACGTGGACGCATCAGCCCCAACGATCTGGGAATCTGGAAAGACGAGCATATAGAAATGCTCAGCCGAATTACGCGCTTTATTAAAGAGAACGGTTCAGTGGCAGGAATCCAACTGGCGCATGCCGGACGCAAAGCCGGCGTGGCACGACCCTGGGAGGGCGGGAAGCCGGGTGGTTGGCAAACTGTTGCGCCTAGCGCAGTACCCTTTGAACCATCGCATCCCGTACCGCACGCGCTTACCCTCGCTGAAATCGGAGAGGTAATCGCCGCTTTTGGAGTCGCCACCAAACGTGCGGTTAGCGCCGGATTTGAAGTAATAGAAATTCACGGGGCACATGGCTACCTAGTTCACGAATTTCTCTCGCCCATCTCTAATCTGCGAACCGATGAATATGGCGGCAGCTTTGAGAATCGCGCCCGGCTATTGCTAGAAATTGTGAGAGCGGTAAAAGCCGAGTTGCCTAGCGAGTTGCCCTTATTGGTGCGGCTCTCTGCCACCGATTGGCTACCCGATAACCCCGATAGCTGGAAACTAGAAGATACAGTGCAGTTAGCCCGCCTATTGAAAGAAGAAGGGGTTGATGTTATTGATGTTTCTTCCGGTGGAAATGCCTATAACCAGAAAATCCAGCTTGCACCCGGCTATCAAGTTCCTTTTGCCGAAGCCATACGGCAAGGTGCAGAGATATTGACGGTAGCGGTGGGTCTCATTACCGGAGCAGAACAGGCAGAGCAAATTGTAAATAGTGGCGCGGCAGATTTTGTAGCGTTAGCGCGTGAGTTCCTGCGCAACCCCTATTTTCCATTGCAAGCTGCCAGAGAACTTGGTCAGGACATTACATGGTCGCCCCAATATATGCGGGCAAAATAA
- a CDS encoding tetratricopeptide repeat protein, translated as MSFGRESNTPAPASLGNQPIAKIGEGYQKLDDRLLILDLDTFIGSERFMSGSSLGAAFGTGMRAYLDGRYTESVQEFKQALIAAYVEGNENTQIWDRERAIIHLYLGNSYAFQDSWNEALNEYMNATQVDSQLAEAHYNMGVAFRALSKLYEAVAAFKYALQYNPELYEARFALGRCYHELGDYAHAYISYTIARQLRPNAAEPIYYQGLLHQAHGEMKQAAKCFAEALQVEPDYMRNANAVVDSEFGSGEQDPSWYYRLADELKAQGNVVGALRAYQALLQAKPDETRARYYMANIMARQREWERAIVDYKRVLKDDPEFYAARYKLGLAYRALQRLKESYHTLVQCARQQPHDGVIFLGLGIVLTDLGQLNLSIKAFERAAYLLPEEPQVHYRLGRALISAGYESRALAAWKRAIELDERWGAARYDLGLLYLKRGRYYEAAEAFESVYKMHPDDLETAYFLAVAYKEIGRLEETIELLSKVVEVRPEHYMAHFHLGATYLRVGNANDGLKHIREYERLKGIQVKRSNNSANLQKALKEQLEEKQRNGELTPAQMEAAEIRARIVRNMPHSHYNSRQDSSSAINGNTAQPGISLSKN; from the coding sequence ATGAGTTTTGGTCGGGAAAGTAACACTCCGGCACCTGCATCTCTCGGCAACCAACCGATTGCCAAAATCGGAGAAGGCTATCAAAAGCTGGATGACCGATTGTTGATTCTTGACCTTGACACCTTTATCGGCAGTGAGCGTTTCATGAGCGGCTCCAGCCTCGGGGCAGCTTTCGGCACTGGTATGCGCGCGTATCTTGATGGGCGTTATACCGAATCGGTTCAAGAATTCAAGCAAGCGCTTATCGCCGCATACGTAGAAGGTAATGAGAACACCCAGATTTGGGATCGCGAACGCGCCATAATTCATCTCTACCTCGGCAATTCCTACGCCTTTCAGGATTCCTGGAACGAAGCTCTAAACGAATATATGAACGCCACCCAGGTTGATAGTCAACTGGCGGAGGCGCATTACAATATGGGAGTCGCGTTCCGGGCACTCAGCAAACTGTATGAAGCGGTTGCAGCTTTCAAATACGCCCTCCAGTATAACCCTGAGTTATACGAAGCCCGCTTTGCGCTTGGTCGGTGCTATCACGAGTTAGGCGATTACGCTCACGCTTATATTTCTTACACGATTGCCCGACAACTTCGCCCTAACGCGGCTGAACCAATCTATTACCAAGGTTTGTTGCATCAGGCACACGGTGAAATGAAACAAGCCGCCAAGTGTTTTGCCGAAGCGCTTCAGGTTGAACCTGATTATATGCGAAACGCCAATGCGGTGGTAGACTCCGAATTTGGAAGCGGTGAGCAAGACCCAAGTTGGTATTACCGTTTGGCGGACGAACTCAAGGCACAGGGAAATGTGGTTGGGGCATTACGCGCCTATCAAGCGCTCTTGCAAGCAAAGCCCGACGAAACCCGCGCCCGTTACTATATGGCAAATATTATGGCACGCCAGCGAGAATGGGAGCGTGCTATTGTCGATTATAAGCGTGTGCTGAAAGATGATCCAGAATTTTATGCGGCACGTTATAAACTTGGGCTGGCGTATCGCGCGCTACAACGTCTCAAGGAAAGTTATCATACCCTAGTACAATGTGCGCGCCAACAACCCCATGATGGCGTAATATTTCTGGGTCTGGGAATAGTCCTGACCGATTTAGGGCAGCTAAACCTATCTATAAAAGCCTTCGAGCGTGCCGCCTACCTACTACCAGAAGAACCACAAGTGCATTACCGACTCGGACGCGCCTTAATAAGCGCCGGTTACGAATCGCGGGCGTTGGCGGCTTGGAAACGCGCGATTGAGTTAGACGAACGGTGGGGCGCTGCCCGTTATGACTTAGGGTTACTTTACCTCAAACGAGGGCGCTACTACGAAGCGGCGGAAGCCTTCGAGTCGGTTTACAAAATGCACCCGGATGACCTTGAAACGGCATACTTCCTAGCAGTTGCCTACAAAGAAATCGGGCGGTTGGAAGAAACTATCGAACTACTCAGCAAAGTAGTAGAAGTGCGACCGGAACATTACATGGCTCATTTCCATTTGGGCGCAACCTATTTGCGAGTGGGTAATGCCAATGACGGTCTTAAACACATCAGGGAGTACGAACGGCTGAAAGGCATTCAGGTTAAGCGTTCCAATAACTCGGCGAATCTCCAAAAAGCGCTTAAAGAACAGTTAGAAGAAAAGCAACGTAACGGAGAACTTACCCCTGCCCAAATGGAAGCAGCTGAAATTCGCGCGCGCATTGTTCGCAATATGCCGCATTCTCATTATAACTCTCGGCAAGACTCTAGCTCCGCGATCAATGGAAACACCGCCCAACCGGGTATATCTTTAAGTAAAAATTAG
- a CDS encoding PP2C family protein-serine/threonine phosphatase, with amino-acid sequence MVLQQPENTKKTSSEKRLYWIIFGFGVISAFIALLVGLLANEETNSRKIWLQLLTATVVFAYVLIFDIPFLSRKFSNKVWVAGAIIISGTVFAFSTMTGLYLNILQVPLILAAGQRLNNGRLIVYLSTLASIILAAAELIFWLTGWNKAQPDIQIVVPVIVTLSSLGLTLVLYMGRQNLVIDHYKQEAESKASEMKIAHEIQSSLMPPNTITTDNWSMVARSVPAQEVGGDFYEYIPYLNKIGGIAVGDVAGKGIPAALQMAVVRTVFRIEARRRIFPSETIYSVNTALQAERGFGMVTMLYAFVDPTTNTLHLANAGHNYPIILNERLEEVAMPGLPLGIAEGVEYEERQIKIAPGTKVIFYTDGVVEAINVKNEMYGFDRFREAIKYYQHYETHEMIDRLFNEISDFTAGAPQSDDITIVVLQYLPVTAKTDPEEQKRDLELMFSGANPLKNSDKSVSEIEMETESINWI; translated from the coding sequence ATGGTTTTGCAGCAGCCTGAAAATACAAAAAAAACCAGTTCTGAAAAACGACTCTACTGGATTATATTCGGGTTTGGGGTTATTTCAGCGTTTATAGCGCTGTTAGTGGGACTCCTTGCAAATGAAGAAACTAACAGCAGGAAAATCTGGCTCCAACTTCTGACCGCAACGGTTGTATTTGCCTATGTACTAATATTTGATATTCCCTTCTTATCCAGAAAATTCTCAAACAAGGTTTGGGTTGCCGGGGCGATTATTATAAGTGGAACTGTGTTTGCTTTCTCAACCATGACAGGGCTATACCTAAATATTCTGCAAGTGCCATTAATTCTGGCAGCCGGGCAACGCCTAAACAACGGGCGATTGATTGTCTATTTGAGTACATTGGCTTCAATTATTCTAGCTGCTGCTGAATTGATTTTTTGGCTCACCGGCTGGAATAAAGCTCAACCTGATATACAGATTGTAGTGCCGGTAATCGTAACCTTGTCCTCCTTGGGTTTGACTCTCGTTTTATACATGGGTAGACAAAACCTAGTAATTGACCATTACAAACAGGAAGCCGAGAGCAAAGCCAGCGAAATGAAAATTGCGCACGAAATCCAGTCCAGCCTGATGCCACCCAATACAATTACTACCGATAACTGGAGTATGGTTGCCCGATCAGTTCCGGCGCAGGAAGTGGGCGGGGATTTTTACGAATATATTCCATATCTCAATAAAATTGGCGGTATTGCCGTAGGCGATGTAGCCGGCAAAGGTATTCCCGCCGCGCTACAAATGGCAGTAGTGCGTACTGTATTCCGCATCGAAGCGCGTCGCCGTATCTTTCCTAGCGAAACTATTTATTCGGTAAATACAGCACTCCAAGCAGAACGCGGCTTCGGGATGGTCACAATGCTATACGCCTTTGTTGACCCCACCACCAATACCTTGCACCTTGCTAATGCGGGACATAATTACCCGATCATTCTCAATGAACGGTTGGAAGAAGTAGCAATGCCGGGTTTGCCTTTGGGAATCGCCGAGGGAGTCGAATACGAAGAGCGCCAGATAAAAATTGCGCCCGGCACCAAAGTGATTTTTTATACCGATGGAGTAGTAGAAGCCATAAATGTGAAAAACGAAATGTATGGCTTTGATAGGTTCCGTGAGGCAATCAAATATTACCAACATTACGAAACGCATGAAATGATCGACAGATTATTTAATGAGATTTCGGATTTTACTGCGGGCGCACCCCAAAGCGACGATATTACTATAGTGGTTTTGCAATACCTGCCAGTTACTGCCAAAACAGATCCAGAAGAGCAAAAGCGCGATTTGGAGTTGATGTTTTCGGGAGCAAATCCGCTTAAAAACTCTGATAAGAGTGTCTCTGAAATAGAGATGGAAACCGAATCGATTAATTGGATCTAA
- a CDS encoding STAS domain-containing protein, whose protein sequence is MTLKIEQANELTIIRIMNDSIDAVSAREIAAANDQMQPITIMDFGAVMFINSAGISALLKLVIEARKQGKKLYAVNVTAHHRKVFEMVDMLRYMPIARMEDFLPARKS, encoded by the coding sequence ATGACGCTCAAAATTGAGCAAGCTAATGAACTCACTATTATTCGCATAATGAACGATAGCATAGATGCAGTTTCTGCACGTGAAATCGCCGCTGCTAATGATCAAATGCAGCCCATCACCATTATGGATTTCGGCGCAGTAATGTTTATCAATTCAGCCGGAATTTCAGCGCTACTCAAATTGGTTATAGAAGCACGCAAACAGGGTAAGAAATTATACGCAGTAAACGTTACTGCTCATCATCGCAAGGTATTCGAAATGGTAGATATGTTGAGATATATGCCAATCGCTCGTATGGAAGATTTCCTCCCGGCAAGAAAATCATAA
- a CDS encoding ATP-binding protein — translation MSMNLNNITYDSHVINDIEIHIPSDLVFERVVRESAVVVAKHLGFVEERIADLQLAVSEAVTNAIEHGNQCNTSIKVGVKFIISQDKLAVQVTDKGQWESALGAMDNIPDKWNLEERLEQDLTRGMGFFLIQNLADNTELTASEEGGTQFTMWFNIQKGKNNSQNVNIEMEGPEPIY, via the coding sequence ATGTCAATGAATCTAAATAATATAACCTATGACTCGCATGTCATTAATGACATTGAAATACATATTCCTAGCGATCTTGTTTTCGAACGAGTAGTACGGGAAAGCGCCGTGGTAGTGGCAAAGCACCTTGGATTTGTCGAAGAACGCATTGCCGACTTGCAACTGGCAGTCAGTGAAGCAGTGACAAACGCTATCGAACATGGAAACCAGTGTAACACTTCAATAAAAGTAGGCGTTAAATTTATAATCAGTCAGGACAAGCTTGCAGTACAGGTCACTGATAAAGGGCAATGGGAAAGCGCGTTGGGTGCAATGGATAACATTCCCGATAAATGGAATCTAGAAGAACGGTTAGAGCAAGACCTGACAAGAGGTATGGGATTTTTCCTGATTCAGAACCTCGCCGATAATACCGAATTGACAGCCAGTGAAGAAGGGGGAACACAATTTACCATGTGGTTTAATATTCAGAAGGGTAAAAACAATTCACAGAACGTTAATATCGAAATGGAAGGTCCAGAACCAATTTATTAG
- a CDS encoding DUF4340 domain-containing protein, protein MKRYRPAIAIAVFFAALLVVVLLTQPSPIQAPANVTPTVSAEQLKLQIISFPEKESPTRLELKRANPAKTTVFKVDGNWKVEGQDSFVLDSTTVADTVRSLSNLNGTQLVDENGTNLATAGLDKPTFEITISGSSFNKTLQVGISNTVTGAYYVKLADSNKIWALAPGLIDQLKGWVDQPPPLPPTPTPLPTLPPTPTPSPTVAASGTPDSNLTPAPTPVTTTVATTTAATTTAPPPTTK, encoded by the coding sequence TTGAAACGTTATCGCCCCGCAATTGCAATCGCCGTTTTCTTCGCAGCGCTATTAGTTGTAGTGCTGCTTACTCAGCCGAGTCCAATTCAGGCACCTGCCAATGTTACACCAACGGTATCGGCAGAACAACTAAAGTTGCAAATTATCAGTTTTCCCGAAAAAGAAAGCCCCACCCGGTTGGAGCTTAAACGGGCTAACCCGGCTAAAACGACAGTTTTTAAAGTGGATGGTAACTGGAAAGTAGAGGGGCAAGACAGCTTTGTGCTGGATAGCACCACAGTCGCCGATACTGTGCGTTCGCTTAGCAACCTGAACGGCACTCAACTGGTTGATGAAAATGGTACGAACCTTGCCACCGCAGGGCTGGACAAACCAACCTTTGAAATCACTATTTCCGGTAGTAGTTTTAACAAAACGCTTCAGGTCGGCATCAGCAACACTGTAACCGGAGCTTATTACGTTAAATTGGCAGATTCGAATAAAATCTGGGCTTTAGCACCCGGTTTGATTGATCAGCTAAAAGGTTGGGTTGACCAACCGCCGCCCTTGCCACCGACTCCTACTCCGTTGCCTACGTTACCGCCTACTCCTACACCATCACCTACAGTAGCGGCTAGCGGGACACCGGATTCAAACCTGACACCTGCGCCTACACCCGTAACAACAACAGTGGCAACCACGACCGCAGCAACTACAACTGCACCGCCACCTACTACAAAATAA
- a CDS encoding GldG family protein, protein MRGSATKQVGLFAGYLIVPLFIASIISLITFQKFEPIVIVFLLGLGICLALFTATNPQTVGMIFRTHAVRNVVVTTIIVISVVGIVVLVNVLATRITVRVDTTKNQTFSISDSTVKVLDKLSEPVKVNIFYSTTSASQRDSAIDLVNEYKARTDKINYQIYDLQSLEGFTKARDMKVATDPTVVVEQGTKQETAATIDEQGLTRAIINLGAKVDRRVFFVTGHGERGPTFNSDATQGDGFSMASAALTNNNYKVDTLDLITRTGGDKKPVQLVPATDILIFVAPSSPMKSEEIQFVTTYLKQGGRAMFFYDPANLLKSNSTTSINDILKQWDGAPKFKEGLVLETDPGYVSPQNPTVLIPNVEATQNITRGIGSNQPVVYAISGSIDKGTDTTGFTSLLTTSASSYIKTDATQLSQNQAAFDAQKDQRGPLIVAASYETAASVSAATGATPTATATTPTPAPTGNGKTRFVLFAGTNFASDNTSVGINQGSNFNLFVNSINWLAEANDAIVINNKTQDTSPITISKAQDTFIYYSVVFGLPILVFFIGFVVWWRRR, encoded by the coding sequence ATGCGTGGTTCTGCAACTAAACAAGTTGGGCTTTTTGCCGGCTATTTGATAGTACCGTTGTTTATAGCCAGCATAATCAGCCTCATTACTTTCCAAAAATTTGAACCTATAGTTATCGTCTTCCTGCTGGGTTTGGGAATATGTCTTGCACTATTCACCGCAACTAACCCCCAAACCGTTGGCATGATATTCAGAACCCACGCCGTCAGAAACGTGGTCGTAACCACTATTATCGTTATATCGGTTGTGGGAATTGTAGTTCTGGTCAATGTGCTGGCAACCCGTATTACGGTGCGGGTCGATACCACCAAAAATCAGACTTTTAGCATTTCAGACTCAACCGTTAAAGTGCTGGATAAGCTATCCGAGCCGGTTAAAGTCAATATTTTCTATAGCACAACTTCAGCTTCACAACGCGACAGCGCGATTGACTTGGTTAACGAGTATAAGGCACGTACCGATAAGATAAACTACCAAATCTACGACCTCCAATCATTGGAAGGTTTCACTAAAGCGCGGGATATGAAAGTTGCTACCGACCCTACCGTTGTGGTGGAGCAGGGAACTAAGCAGGAAACCGCTGCTACCATAGACGAACAGGGCTTAACCCGCGCAATTATCAATCTTGGCGCTAAGGTTGACCGACGGGTGTTTTTTGTAACGGGTCATGGTGAGCGCGGACCTACTTTTAACAGTGATGCCACTCAGGGCGATGGTTTTAGTATGGCATCCGCTGCCCTTACCAACAACAATTATAAAGTTGATACGTTGGATTTGATTACCCGAACCGGGGGAGATAAAAAACCCGTTCAACTGGTTCCGGCTACCGACATTCTAATTTTCGTTGCGCCTTCCAGCCCGATGAAATCGGAAGAAATCCAGTTTGTAACTACTTATTTGAAGCAGGGCGGACGAGCGATGTTCTTTTATGACCCGGCTAATCTGCTAAAGTCAAATTCTACCACTAGCATAAACGACATCTTGAAACAATGGGACGGCGCGCCAAAGTTCAAGGAAGGGCTGGTTTTAGAAACAGACCCCGGTTACGTTTCGCCTCAAAATCCGACAGTGTTGATACCCAACGTAGAAGCTACCCAGAACATTACACGTGGTATTGGTTCTAACCAACCGGTAGTATATGCAATCAGTGGCTCAATCGATAAAGGCACAGACACTACCGGTTTTACCTCATTGCTTACTACTAGCGCATCTTCGTACATTAAAACGGATGCCACACAATTGTCCCAAAATCAGGCAGCTTTTGATGCACAAAAAGACCAGCGCGGTCCGCTAATTGTAGCTGCCAGCTACGAAACCGCCGCAAGTGTTAGTGCAGCCACAGGCGCAACTCCCACAGCAACCGCCACAACGCCTACGCCAGCCCCAACCGGAAATGGCAAAACGCGCTTCGTGCTTTTTGCAGGTACTAACTTTGCCAGTGACAACACTTCGGTTGGTATAAATCAAGGTAGTAACTTCAACCTTTTTGTGAACTCCATCAATTGGCTGGCAGAAGCTAATGATGCAATAGTGATCAATAACAAAACACAGGATACCTCGCCTATCACCATCAGCAAGGCGCAGGATACATTTATCTATTACTCAGTCGTATTCGGTTTACCGATTTTGGTATTCTTTATCGGCTTTGTAGTCTGGTGGAGGAGGCGCTAA
- a CDS encoding ABC transporter permease produces the protein MKNTYYITQREVYAYFASPIAYVIMAVFLVFSGIFFYSYAIDVQEANQIMRSWFNLVGFFMLFFGSIVTTRLIAEEQRTGTLELLFTSPVRNWEVVLGKWLASMVLFGVALLFTFYYLLILVILGGKVDLGPLVSGYLGLLLEAGVFSAIGLFASALTFNQVIAAVLSLVFSLILYILGPLVVRSGTTDWIGNTLNFITLQTHMQGFAQGVLDLRDIIFFISLIALFLYGTGQSISTRRAA, from the coding sequence ATGCGTATTTCGCCTCACCAATCGCATATGTGATTATGGCAGTCTTTCTGGTATTCAGTGGCATCTTCTTTTATAGTTATGCCATTGATGTACAGGAAGCCAACCAGATTATGCGCTCGTGGTTCAATCTGGTGGGCTTCTTTATGCTCTTCTTCGGCTCAATCGTAACTACCCGCCTGATTGCGGAAGAACAGCGCACCGGTACTTTAGAATTGCTTTTTACCTCACCGGTACGCAACTGGGAAGTGGTACTAGGTAAATGGCTGGCTTCAATGGTACTGTTTGGAGTAGCGCTACTTTTCACCTTCTATTATTTGCTTATACTAGTAATCCTTGGTGGCAAAGTTGATCTTGGTCCGTTAGTATCTGGTTACCTCGGATTACTGCTGGAAGCAGGCGTATTCTCGGCTATCGGCTTGTTTGCCAGCGCCCTCACCTTTAATCAAGTAATTGCGGCGGTTTTAAGCCTAGTATTCAGCCTGATACTTTATATTTTAGGACCATTGGTGGTAAGATCCGGCACTACCGACTGGATTGGAAACACCCTTAACTTCATCACCCTGCAAACCCATATGCAAGGCTTCGCACAGGGCGTACTGGATTTGCGTGACATTATATTCTTCATATCCTTGATAGCGCTCTTCCTGTACGGTACGGGGCAATCCATCAGCACAAGGAGGGCTGCCTAA